Proteins encoded together in one Streptomyces sp. TLI_171 window:
- the dnaG gene encoding DNA primase, translated as MAGRIRDEDVQAVRAALPIDAVVGDYVQLANGGGAQLKGVCPFHDEKSASFYVHPGKGVFHCFGCGESGDTITFLMKIEHCSFAEAVERMAAQANITLRYEEGGYSPRHQQGERTRLVEAHKVAAAWFQEQLATPEAEIGRRFLAERGFDEAAAKHFGVGYAPVGWEHLVRYLRGRGFTDKEISVGGLASQGQRGGLIDRFRGRLVWPIRDSAGDVVGFGARRLREDDNGPKYLNTPETPIYKKSNVLYGIDLARKEIAKSGRAVVVEGYTDVMACHLAGVTTAVATCGTAFGEDHIKIIRRLLMDTSTYRGETVFTFDGDAAGQKAALRAFEDDQKFAARTSIAITPGGMDPCELRLAQGDDAVRTLVENPVPLFEFALRSAVARHRVDTAEGRAAALEEAAGIIVKIKDRSIQHEYAVQLAGMVGILDEQFVVRRISQLARWQRENQQNGQRQPLRRQDAAAQQPARPERPTFRLNPRDPAQFVERELLKLALQHPDLVSPAFDQYGEDEFPTPPYRAVRRAIGQAGGTAYGASLPDFTATVREASPDDQVRGLVTELTVEPIRSRRKADEVYAGEFLVKLRLQAVDRRVDEVRAHLRRLGDRATAEESHPVQSELWALQQYGQQLRSRGVAAL; from the coding sequence GTGGCCGGTCGGATCAGGGACGAGGATGTGCAGGCGGTGCGTGCCGCCCTGCCGATCGATGCCGTGGTCGGCGACTACGTGCAGCTGGCGAACGGCGGCGGCGCGCAGCTGAAGGGCGTCTGCCCGTTCCACGACGAGAAGTCCGCGTCCTTCTACGTGCACCCGGGCAAGGGCGTCTTCCACTGCTTCGGCTGCGGCGAGTCGGGCGACACGATCACCTTCCTGATGAAGATCGAGCACTGCTCGTTCGCGGAGGCGGTCGAGCGGATGGCCGCCCAGGCGAACATCACGCTGCGCTACGAGGAGGGCGGCTACAGCCCGCGCCACCAGCAGGGCGAGCGGACCAGGCTGGTCGAGGCGCACAAGGTCGCCGCCGCCTGGTTCCAGGAGCAACTGGCCACGCCGGAGGCGGAGATCGGCCGCCGTTTCCTGGCCGAGCGGGGCTTCGACGAGGCCGCCGCCAAGCACTTCGGGGTGGGCTACGCCCCGGTCGGCTGGGAGCACCTGGTGCGCTACCTGCGCGGGCGCGGCTTCACCGACAAGGAGATCTCGGTCGGCGGCCTGGCCTCGCAGGGCCAGCGCGGCGGCCTGATCGACCGGTTCCGGGGCCGCCTGGTCTGGCCGATCCGGGACAGCGCGGGCGACGTGGTGGGCTTCGGCGCCCGCCGGCTGCGCGAGGACGACAACGGCCCGAAGTACCTGAACACCCCCGAGACGCCGATCTACAAGAAGTCCAACGTCCTGTACGGCATCGACCTGGCCCGCAAGGAGATCGCCAAGTCCGGCCGGGCGGTGGTGGTCGAGGGCTACACCGACGTGATGGCCTGTCACCTGGCGGGCGTCACCACGGCGGTGGCCACCTGCGGCACCGCCTTCGGCGAGGACCACATCAAGATCATTCGCCGGCTGCTGATGGACACCTCCACCTACCGCGGTGAGACGGTCTTCACCTTCGACGGCGACGCCGCCGGCCAGAAGGCCGCCCTGCGCGCCTTCGAGGACGACCAGAAGTTCGCCGCCCGCACCTCCATCGCCATCACCCCGGGCGGCATGGACCCGTGCGAACTGCGCCTGGCCCAGGGCGACGACGCGGTCCGCACCCTGGTCGAGAACCCCGTCCCGCTGTTCGAGTTCGCGCTCCGCTCCGCGGTCGCCCGGCACCGGGTGGACACCGCCGAGGGCCGCGCGGCCGCGCTCGAGGAGGCGGCCGGGATCATCGTGAAGATCAAGGACCGGTCGATCCAGCACGAGTACGCCGTCCAGCTGGCCGGCATGGTCGGCATCCTGGACGAGCAGTTCGTGGTCCGCCGGATCTCCCAGCTGGCCCGCTGGCAGCGCGAGAACCAGCAGAACGGCCAGCGCCAGCCGCTGCGCCGCCAGGACGCCGCCGCCCAGCAGCCCGCCCGCCCGGAGCGCCCGACCTTCCGCCTCAACCCGCGCGACCCGGCCCAGTTCGTCGAACGCGAGCTGCTCAAACTCGCCCTGCAGCACCCGGACCTGGTCAGCCCGGCCTTCGACCAGTACGGCGAGGACGAGTTCCCCACCCCGCCGTACCGGGCGGTCCGCCGCGCCATCGGCCAGGCCGGCGGCACCGCGTACGGCGCGAGCCTGCCCGACTTCACCGCCACCGTCCGCGAGGCCAGCCCGGACGACCAGGTGCGCGGCCTGGTCACCGAACTGACCGTGGAGCCGATCCGCTCCCGCCGCAAGGCCGACGAGGTGTACGCGGGGGAGTTCCTGGTCAAGCTGCGCCTGCAGGCCGTGGACCGCCGGGTCGACGAGGTCCGCGCCCACCTGCGCCGGCTCGGCGACCGCGCCACCGCGGAGGAGTCGCACCCGGTGCAGAGCGAGCTGTGGGCCCTGCAGCAGTACGGCCAGCAGCTGCGTTCCCGGGGCGTCGCCGCGCTCTGA
- a CDS encoding sirohydrochlorin chelatase: MTTTSLPGRLAPLRVLHAARRPALVLVAHGSHDPAAAAELGRLHARLRLVRPELDIRLGHLGLNDPLLPEVLDELSGRVVLVPLLLSRGYHSKTDIPRVLSAAPHLAGECAAPLGPDPLLTEALVDRLASAGWRGEPVVLAASGSRDPDAARDTEAQAALLSARLGVDVRPGYVAAGGPSVASQVAEFTAEGHSAVAVASYFTAPGDFARLAAAAGGALTSAPLGDHPLVARLVLERYQSCVSRTVRLAG; this comes from the coding sequence ATGACCACCACCTCGCTCCCCGGCCGCCTCGCCCCGCTGCGGGTGCTGCACGCGGCCCGCCGCCCGGCCCTGGTGCTGGTGGCGCACGGCTCCCACGACCCTGCCGCGGCCGCCGAACTCGGCCGGTTGCACGCCCGACTGCGGCTGGTCCGACCGGAGTTGGACATCCGGCTCGGACACCTGGGCCTGAACGACCCGCTGCTGCCCGAGGTGCTGGACGAGCTGAGCGGCCGGGTGGTGCTGGTGCCGCTGCTGCTCAGCCGCGGCTACCACAGCAAGACGGACATCCCCCGGGTGCTGTCCGCCGCGCCGCACCTGGCGGGGGAGTGTGCCGCCCCGCTCGGCCCGGACCCGCTGCTCACCGAGGCGCTGGTCGACCGGTTGGCGTCGGCCGGTTGGCGGGGCGAACCGGTGGTGCTCGCCGCCTCCGGCTCCCGCGATCCGGACGCCGCACGGGACACCGAGGCGCAGGCCGCGCTGCTGTCCGCCCGCCTGGGCGTCGACGTCCGGCCGGGGTACGTGGCGGCCGGGGGGCCCAGCGTGGCCTCGCAGGTGGCCGAGTTCACGGCCGAGGGGCACTCTGCGGTCGCGGTCGCCTCGTACTTCACCGCCCCCGGGGACTTCGCCAGGCTGGCCGCCGCAGCCGGTGGCGCACTGACCTCCGCCCCGCTCGGCGACCACCCGTTGGTGGCCCGCCTGGTCCTGGAGCGCTACCAGTCCTGCGTCTCCCGGACCGTTCGCCTGGCCGGCTGA
- the nirB gene encoding nitrite reductase large subunit NirB has translation MTTTKPTLLLVGYGMVGHRFLEALADSGAAARYRVVVLAEEPRPAYDRVGLTSYFAGKTPEDLLLAEDGFTDRHGFEVHLSSPAVSLDPAARTVTTAAGHTVPYDTLVLATGSYPFVPPVDGRDAEGCFVYRTIEDLQAIESYSAGARVGAVVGGGLLGLEAAGALKGLGLETHVVEFAPRLMPVQVDDAGGAALRRTIESMGVVVHTGIGTKSITVADGRAVGMSFTDDSELATDLVVFSAGVRPRDQLAREAGLTVGERGGIAVDELCRTSDQHIYAIGECALAVDGRVYGLVAPGYEMAVSVAQQLAEQAAQPFTGADLSTKLKLLGVDVASFGDAFGTTPGSLDVVYSDSRSGVYKKLVVTGEGALLGGILVGDASAYATLRPLAGTGNPLPVPAESLVLPAGVDSAVSLGSSALPDDAVICSCNNVTKGTIRAAVTDHQCTTVPEVKKCTRAGTNCGSCVKLVGTIVADELEASGVEVDKGLCPCFAHTRAELYEIVLVKRVSTHRQLLAEHGRVAAGAEGCEVCKPTVASIIASLAPELDASGHILDGEQGALQDTNDHFLANLQKNGSYSVVPRIPGGEITPDKLIVIGEVAKEFGLYTKITGGQRIDLFGASVDQLPMVWSRLVAAGFESGHAYGKSLRTVKSCVGSTWCRYGVQDSVAMAIQLELRYRGLRSPHKLKSAVSGCARECAEARGKDFGVIATTNGWNLYVGGNGGATPRHADLLAQDLDDEQLIRLIDRFLMFYIRTADRLERTSTWLERIEGGLDHVREVVVEDSLGIADELESLMARHIGEYQDEWAATLADPDRMRRFVSFVNAPGVPDPSIQFVPERDQVKPDLVLLATEEQLLAALDPDNAPFPAARLLEEAR, from the coding sequence ATGACCACCACCAAGCCCACACTGCTCCTGGTCGGCTACGGCATGGTCGGCCACCGCTTCCTGGAAGCCCTGGCCGACTCCGGTGCCGCCGCCCGCTACCGGGTCGTCGTGCTCGCCGAGGAACCCCGACCCGCCTACGACCGGGTCGGCCTGACCTCCTACTTCGCCGGCAAGACCCCCGAGGACCTGCTGCTCGCGGAGGACGGCTTCACCGATCGGCACGGGTTCGAGGTGCACCTCTCCTCCCCCGCCGTCTCACTCGACCCGGCGGCCCGGACCGTCACCACGGCCGCCGGGCACACCGTCCCCTACGACACCCTGGTGCTGGCCACCGGCTCGTACCCGTTCGTCCCGCCGGTGGACGGCCGGGACGCCGAGGGGTGCTTCGTCTACCGCACCATCGAGGACCTCCAGGCGATCGAGTCCTACTCGGCCGGGGCCCGGGTGGGCGCGGTGGTCGGCGGCGGCCTGCTCGGGCTGGAGGCCGCGGGCGCGCTGAAGGGCCTCGGCCTGGAGACCCACGTGGTGGAGTTCGCGCCGCGCCTGATGCCCGTTCAGGTCGACGACGCCGGTGGCGCGGCGCTGCGGCGGACCATCGAGTCGATGGGCGTCGTCGTCCACACCGGGATCGGCACCAAGTCGATCACCGTCGCCGATGGCCGCGCCGTCGGCATGTCCTTCACCGACGACTCGGAGCTGGCCACCGACCTGGTGGTGTTCTCCGCCGGTGTCCGCCCCCGCGACCAGCTGGCCCGGGAGGCCGGTCTGACGGTCGGTGAGCGCGGCGGCATCGCGGTGGACGAACTCTGCCGCACCTCGGACCAGCACATCTACGCCATCGGCGAGTGCGCCCTCGCGGTGGACGGCCGGGTCTACGGCCTGGTCGCCCCCGGCTACGAGATGGCCGTCTCGGTGGCCCAGCAGCTGGCCGAGCAGGCCGCTCAGCCCTTCACCGGTGCGGACCTCTCCACCAAGCTGAAGCTCCTCGGGGTGGACGTCGCCAGCTTCGGCGACGCCTTCGGCACCACGCCCGGCTCGCTCGACGTGGTGTACTCCGACTCCCGCTCCGGCGTCTACAAGAAGCTGGTGGTCACCGGGGAGGGCGCGCTGCTCGGCGGCATCCTGGTCGGCGACGCCTCGGCGTACGCCACGCTGCGGCCGCTGGCGGGCACCGGGAACCCGCTGCCCGTCCCCGCCGAGTCCCTGGTGCTGCCGGCCGGGGTGGACTCGGCGGTCTCGCTGGGCAGTTCGGCGCTGCCGGACGACGCGGTGATCTGCAGCTGCAACAACGTCACCAAGGGCACCATCCGGGCGGCCGTCACCGACCACCAGTGCACCACCGTCCCCGAGGTGAAGAAATGCACCCGGGCCGGCACCAACTGCGGCTCCTGCGTGAAGCTGGTCGGCACCATCGTCGCCGACGAGCTGGAGGCGAGCGGCGTCGAGGTCGACAAGGGCCTGTGCCCGTGCTTCGCCCACACCCGCGCCGAGCTCTACGAGATCGTCCTGGTCAAGCGGGTCTCCACGCACCGTCAGCTGCTCGCCGAGCACGGCCGGGTGGCCGCCGGCGCCGAGGGCTGCGAGGTCTGCAAGCCGACGGTCGCGTCGATCATCGCCTCGCTGGCCCCCGAACTGGACGCCTCCGGGCACATCCTGGACGGCGAGCAGGGCGCCCTGCAGGACACCAACGACCACTTCCTGGCGAACCTGCAGAAGAACGGCTCCTACTCGGTGGTGCCGCGCATCCCCGGTGGCGAGATCACCCCGGACAAGCTGATCGTGATCGGCGAGGTGGCCAAGGAGTTCGGCCTCTACACCAAGATCACCGGCGGTCAGCGGATCGACCTGTTCGGCGCCAGCGTGGACCAGCTGCCGATGGTCTGGAGCCGGCTGGTCGCGGCGGGCTTCGAGTCCGGCCACGCGTACGGCAAGTCCCTGCGGACCGTGAAGTCCTGCGTCGGATCGACCTGGTGCCGGTACGGCGTGCAGGACTCGGTCGCCATGGCGATCCAGCTCGAACTGCGCTACCGGGGCCTGCGCTCGCCGCACAAGCTCAAGTCCGCGGTCTCCGGCTGCGCCCGCGAGTGCGCCGAGGCCCGCGGCAAGGACTTCGGCGTCATCGCCACCACCAACGGCTGGAACCTGTACGTCGGCGGCAACGGCGGCGCCACGCCCCGGCACGCCGACCTGCTCGCCCAGGACCTGGACGACGAGCAGCTGATCCGCCTGATCGACCGGTTCCTGATGTTCTACATCCGCACCGCCGACCGGCTGGAGCGCACCTCCACCTGGCTGGAGCGGATCGAGGGCGGCCTGGACCACGTCCGCGAGGTGGTGGTGGAGGACTCCCTCGGCATCGCGGACGAGCTGGAGTCCCTGATGGCACGTCACATCGGCGAATACCAGGACGAGTGGGCGGCGACCCTCGCCGACCCCGACCGGATGCGCCGCTTCGTCTCCTTCGTCAACGCGCCCGGCGTCCCCGACCCGAGCATCCAGTTCGTGCCCGAGCGCGACCAGGTCAAGCCCGACCTGGTGCTGCTGGCCACCGAGGAGCAGCTGCTCGCCGCCCTCGACCCCGACAACGCCCCGTTCCCGGCCGCCCGACTCCTGGAGGAAGCCCGATGA
- a CDS encoding deoxyguanosinetriphosphate triphosphohydrolase: protein MKTTAPYDPPSEARWVPEPDKRPGRTAFQRDRARVLHSAALRRLAGTTQVVAPMRSDFPRTRLTHSLECAQVGRELGAALGCDPDLVETACLAHDIGHPPFGHTGEEALDQAAEACGGFEGNAQSLRILTRLEPKRFAPLTEPEVRLAPWPGRSVGLNLTRAALDAATKYPWARGGHPTEPGSTKYGVYGDDLPVFRWLRTGAPDGRRCFEATVMDWSDDVAYSTHDVEDGLQAGHIDPAALRSPEERAELFKTAERFAAEAEPEEFGEALDRLQAEEWWPSGYDGTARARAGLKDFTSQLIGRFCLAAEQATRARYGPGPLTRYAAELVVPRGVRLECAVLKAVAVRYVMQRDEQAQLRSRQRIVIAELADALLRDAPHGLDGVFAAQYEEAEDDRAALRTVIDRIATLTDASALALHAKLVTR from the coding sequence ATGAAGACCACCGCTCCGTACGATCCGCCGTCCGAGGCGCGCTGGGTGCCCGAGCCCGACAAGCGGCCAGGCCGCACCGCCTTCCAACGCGACCGCGCCCGGGTGCTGCACTCCGCAGCGCTGCGCCGTCTGGCCGGGACGACCCAGGTGGTCGCGCCGATGCGCAGCGACTTCCCGCGCACCCGGCTCACGCACTCGCTGGAGTGCGCGCAGGTCGGGCGGGAGCTGGGCGCGGCGCTCGGCTGCGATCCGGATCTGGTGGAGACCGCCTGCCTGGCCCACGACATCGGCCACCCGCCGTTCGGCCACACCGGCGAGGAGGCGCTCGACCAGGCCGCCGAGGCGTGCGGCGGCTTCGAGGGGAACGCGCAGTCGCTGCGCATCCTGACCAGGCTGGAGCCCAAGCGCTTCGCCCCGCTGACCGAGCCCGAGGTCCGGCTGGCCCCGTGGCCCGGCCGCAGCGTCGGCCTCAACCTGACCCGCGCCGCGCTGGACGCCGCGACCAAGTACCCGTGGGCGCGCGGCGGCCACCCCACCGAACCGGGCTCCACCAAGTACGGCGTGTACGGGGACGACCTGCCGGTCTTCCGCTGGCTGCGCACGGGCGCGCCGGACGGCCGCAGGTGCTTCGAGGCCACCGTGATGGACTGGTCGGACGACGTCGCCTACTCCACCCACGACGTGGAGGACGGGCTGCAGGCCGGCCACATCGACCCGGCCGCGCTGCGCTCCCCGGAGGAGCGCGCCGAACTGTTCAAGACCGCCGAGCGGTTCGCGGCCGAGGCCGAGCCGGAGGAGTTCGGCGAGGCGCTGGACCGGCTGCAGGCCGAGGAGTGGTGGCCGTCCGGCTACGACGGCACCGCCCGCGCCCGGGCCGGCCTGAAGGACTTCACCAGCCAGCTGATCGGCCGGTTCTGCCTGGCCGCCGAGCAGGCCACCCGGGCCCGCTACGGCCCCGGCCCGCTGACCCGCTACGCCGCCGAGCTGGTCGTCCCGCGCGGAGTCCGGCTGGAGTGCGCGGTCCTCAAGGCCGTCGCGGTGCGGTACGTGATGCAGCGCGACGAGCAGGCCCAACTCCGCTCCCGGCAGCGGATCGTGATCGCCGAGCTGGCCGACGCCCTGCTGCGCGACGCCCCGCACGGGCTGGACGGGGTGTTCGCCGCGCAGTACGAGGAGGCCGAGGACGACCGGGCCGCGCTGCGCACCGTGATCGACCGGATCGCCACCCTCACCGACGCCTCCGCGCTCGCCCTGCACGCCAAGCTGGTCACCCGGTAG
- the nirD gene encoding nitrite reductase small subunit NirD, translated as MTITASATRVELFSGPGWSPVCDWDLLVPGRGVAVLLPDGRQVAVFRDGNDRLYATDNRDPFTGAYVLSRGLLGSTADGRVYVASPLLKQRFDLVTGECLDDETVRIAVHAARSV; from the coding sequence ATGACCATCACCGCATCTGCCACCCGGGTCGAACTGTTCTCCGGCCCCGGCTGGTCCCCGGTCTGCGACTGGGACCTGCTGGTCCCCGGCCGCGGTGTCGCCGTCCTGCTGCCCGACGGCCGCCAGGTCGCCGTGTTCCGCGACGGGAACGACCGCCTGTACGCCACCGACAACCGCGACCCGTTCACCGGGGCGTACGTCCTGTCCCGCGGTCTGCTCGGCTCCACCGCCGACGGCCGGGTCTACGTCGCCTCGCCGCTGCTCAAGCAGCGCTTCGACCTGGTCACCGGGGAGTGCCTGGACGACGAGACCGTCCGGATCGCCGTGCACGCCGCCCGTTCCGTCTGA
- a CDS encoding transcriptional regulator: MNEHRPEDPSATAPQGGNPRRKLDAGSLRGLAHPLRMRLLDELRLNGPATSARLADRTGESTGTISWHLRHLAEHGFIEEEPDRGTKRERWWRAVRGAIVLSATDFDQDPSSRAALSVFQAENLRRQYQRVADSLAAEWEGDWRGAGSITDWSNLRLTPDQLRALNEELSAVVARHTPDPDAATDPAARPVIVQIQALPRKDPDRP; the protein is encoded by the coding sequence ATGAACGAGCACCGCCCCGAAGACCCCTCCGCGACCGCTCCCCAGGGCGGCAACCCGCGCCGCAAGCTGGACGCCGGCTCGCTGCGTGGACTCGCCCACCCGCTGCGGATGCGGCTGCTGGACGAACTGCGGCTGAACGGCCCCGCCACCTCCGCGCGGCTCGCCGACCGCACCGGCGAGTCCACCGGCACCATCAGCTGGCACCTGCGGCACCTCGCCGAGCACGGCTTCATCGAGGAGGAGCCCGACCGCGGCACCAAGCGGGAACGCTGGTGGCGCGCCGTGCGCGGCGCGATCGTGCTGAGCGCCACCGACTTCGACCAGGACCCGTCCTCCCGGGCCGCGCTCTCGGTCTTCCAGGCCGAGAACCTGCGCCGGCAGTACCAGCGGGTCGCCGACTCGCTGGCCGCCGAGTGGGAGGGCGACTGGCGCGGCGCCGGCTCCATCACCGACTGGAGCAACCTGCGACTGACGCCCGATCAGCTCCGCGCCCTCAACGAGGAACTGTCCGCCGTCGTCGCCCGCCACACCCCCGACCCGGACGCCGCCACCGACCCGGCCGCGCGGCCGGTCATCGTCCAGATCCAGGCACTGCCCCGAAAGGACCCCGACCGGCCATGA
- a CDS encoding MFS transporter — translation MTVPAPSARTADRPVSASGLPSGPTVRRRAAGLLRRHRDFRLLWIGETANKYGSAVTGLALPLIAVSTLHSSTFQVGLLGAAGWLPWLLIGLPAGVWVDRLRCRPIMLTATAISLVLYATVPLAALTGALTLWHLLAVALLAGAAGVFFQTAYTAYLPQLLDSADQAEGNAKLHGSASAAGIAGLGSGGLIAQLAGPVNGLLANTATFLLSLWCTARIGHRETGRGERPRRALRQEIGEGLRLLGSDVWFRTLTLFGAASNLVLTGYQSLLVVFLIREVGIGEGTVGLLVALASTGGIVGAAVARRVAARLGTSRAMLVLELALPALAVLIPLTSSGAGLVWYLLGGFGASCGVVAGNVIKATFQQRYCPPELLGRLSASSAVLNFGSIPLGAVLAGVLGTELGVRPAMWLMTVGVPLAALILWCSPMRRVRDLPTERRTTAAEAATAGALDPV, via the coding sequence ATGACCGTGCCCGCCCCCTCCGCCCGCACCGCCGACCGTCCGGTGAGCGCCTCCGGCCTTCCCTCCGGTCCGACCGTCCGCCGTCGCGCCGCCGGGCTGCTGCGGCGCCACCGCGACTTCCGACTGCTGTGGATCGGCGAGACCGCCAACAAGTACGGCTCCGCCGTCACCGGTCTGGCGCTGCCGCTGATCGCGGTCAGCACCCTGCACTCGAGCACCTTCCAGGTCGGACTGCTCGGCGCCGCGGGCTGGCTGCCCTGGCTGCTGATCGGCCTGCCCGCGGGCGTCTGGGTGGACCGGCTGCGCTGCCGCCCGATCATGCTCACCGCGACCGCGATCTCGCTGGTGCTGTACGCCACCGTCCCGCTGGCCGCGCTCACGGGCGCGCTCACCCTGTGGCACCTGCTGGCCGTCGCGCTGCTCGCCGGCGCCGCCGGCGTGTTCTTCCAGACCGCGTACACCGCCTACCTGCCGCAGCTGCTCGACTCCGCCGACCAGGCCGAGGGCAACGCCAAGCTGCACGGCAGCGCCTCGGCCGCGGGCATCGCCGGACTCGGCAGCGGCGGCCTGATCGCCCAGCTCGCCGGGCCGGTCAACGGGCTGCTCGCCAACACCGCGACCTTCCTGCTGTCGCTCTGGTGCACCGCCCGGATCGGCCACCGCGAGACCGGCCGCGGCGAGCGCCCCCGCCGGGCGCTGCGCCAGGAGATCGGCGAGGGACTGCGACTGCTCGGCTCCGACGTCTGGTTCCGCACCCTCACGCTGTTCGGCGCCGCGTCCAACCTGGTGCTGACGGGATATCAGTCCCTGCTGGTGGTGTTCCTGATCCGCGAGGTCGGCATCGGCGAGGGCACCGTCGGCCTGCTGGTCGCGCTGGCCTCCACCGGCGGCATCGTCGGCGCCGCCGTCGCCCGCCGGGTCGCGGCCCGGCTCGGCACCTCGCGCGCCATGCTGGTGCTGGAACTCGCGCTGCCCGCGCTGGCCGTGCTCATCCCGCTGACCAGCAGTGGCGCCGGACTGGTCTGGTACCTGCTCGGCGGGTTCGGTGCCTCCTGCGGCGTCGTCGCCGGAAACGTCATCAAGGCGACCTTCCAGCAGCGCTACTGCCCGCCGGAGCTGCTCGGCCGGCTCTCCGCCAGCAGCGCGGTGCTCAACTTCGGCTCCATCCCGCTCGGCGCGGTGCTGGCCGGCGTCCTCGGCACCGAGCTCGGCGTCCGGCCCGCGATGTGGCTGATGACCGTCGGCGTGCCGCTGGCCGCCCTGATCCTGTGGTGCTCCCCGATGCGCCGGGTCCGCGACCTGCCCACCGAGCGGCGGACGACGGCCGCCGAGGCCGCCACGGCGGGTGCGCTCGACCCGGTGTGA
- a CDS encoding RNA polymerase sigma factor, with amino-acid sequence MPVELSVARPPQTAPVRDAAIPPQPGPPGSDLLTPAERPADTGATHLADASAATTTEAEAAAGSPAESRAEAEPTPEDLIDEIPEPALDEGTGPAADLLRQYLREIGRIRLLTAVEEVELARAIEAGLFAEEALDRTPGRDERLTDDLDRLVVLGRIAKRRLIEANLRLVVSVAKRYVGRGLTLLDLVQEGNLGLIRAVEKFDYARGYKFSTYATWWIRQAMSRALADQARTIRVPVHVVELINRVLRVQRGLLQERGVEPTAAEVGEALQLTPERVREVLKLAQEPVSLHTPVGEEDDVALGDLIEDADAASPPESAAFLLLREHLDAVLATLGERERQVVQLRYGLDDGRPRTLEEIGHLFGVTRERIRQIEGKTLGKLRDHAFAEQLRGYLD; translated from the coding sequence ATGCCCGTGGAGCTATCCGTTGCCCGCCCGCCCCAGACCGCCCCCGTCCGGGACGCCGCGATTCCGCCCCAGCCCGGCCCGCCCGGATCCGACCTGCTCACCCCCGCGGAGCGGCCCGCCGACACGGGCGCGACCCACCTCGCGGACGCCTCGGCCGCCACGACCACCGAAGCCGAAGCGGCAGCCGGCTCCCCGGCGGAGTCCCGGGCGGAGGCCGAGCCCACGCCCGAGGACCTGATCGACGAGATCCCGGAACCCGCCCTGGACGAGGGCACCGGCCCGGCCGCCGACCTGCTGCGCCAGTACCTGCGCGAGATCGGCCGGATCCGCCTGCTGACCGCCGTCGAGGAGGTGGAGCTGGCCCGCGCCATCGAGGCCGGCCTGTTCGCCGAGGAGGCGCTGGACCGCACCCCGGGCCGCGACGAGCGCCTCACCGACGACCTGGACCGCCTGGTGGTCCTCGGCCGGATCGCCAAGCGCCGCCTGATCGAGGCCAACCTGCGGCTGGTGGTCTCGGTCGCCAAGCGCTACGTCGGGCGCGGCCTGACCCTGCTCGACCTGGTCCAGGAGGGCAATCTGGGCCTGATCCGCGCGGTGGAGAAGTTCGACTACGCGCGCGGCTACAAGTTCTCCACCTACGCCACCTGGTGGATACGCCAGGCGATGAGCCGCGCCCTGGCCGACCAGGCCCGCACCATCCGGGTGCCGGTGCACGTGGTCGAGCTGATCAACCGGGTGCTCCGGGTGCAGCGCGGCCTGCTGCAGGAGCGCGGCGTGGAGCCGACCGCCGCCGAGGTCGGCGAGGCGCTGCAACTGACCCCGGAGCGGGTCCGGGAGGTCCTCAAGCTCGCCCAGGAGCCGGTCTCGCTGCACACCCCGGTCGGCGAGGAGGACGACGTCGCGCTCGGCGACCTGATCGAGGACGCCGACGCCGCCTCCCCGCCGGAGAGCGCGGCGTTCCTGCTGCTGCGCGAGCACCTGGACGCCGTGCTGGCCACCCTCGGCGAACGCGAGCGTCAGGTGGTCCAGCTCCGCTACGGCCTCGACGACGGCCGCCCCCGCACCCTGGAGGAGATCGGCCACCTGTTCGGCGTCACCCGGGAGCGGATCCGCCAGATCGAGGGGAAGACGCTGGGCAAGCTCCGCGACCACGCCTTCGCGGAACAGCTCCGCGGCTACCTGGACTGA